In Ectothiorhodosinus mongolicus, one DNA window encodes the following:
- the ftsL gene encoding cell division protein FtsL, whose amino-acid sequence MKSRGLILFALLGASLISGVAVVSQKHQSRMLFVQLQSAIAERDALDIEWGQLQLEQSTWATHARIEEVATQRLGMRKPQAGSSVILREGQ is encoded by the coding sequence ATGAAATCCCGCGGCCTCATTTTATTTGCGCTTTTGGGCGCCAGCCTAATCAGTGGCGTGGCTGTGGTGAGTCAAAAACACCAAAGCCGCATGCTATTTGTGCAACTGCAAAGCGCCATCGCTGAGCGTGATGCTTTGGATATCGAGTGGGGGCAGTTGCAGCTTGAGCAAAGTACCTGGGCAACCCATGCGCGGATTGAGGAAGTCGCCACCCAGCGTCTGGGGATGCGCAAGCCGCAAGCCGGTAGCAGCGTGATTCTGCGGGAGGGCCAATGA
- a CDS encoding ClpXP protease specificity-enhancing factor: protein MTSSRPYLIRAIYSWIVDNQMTPHLLVDAADDVVVPLEYVEAGRIVLNVAPMAVNGLAMENDQVSFSARFAGRPMNVFVPVERVLAIYARENGQGMMFTPQDGDEPPPGEGAEDKPAPKSGPSLRVVK, encoded by the coding sequence ATGACCTCCAGTCGCCCTTATCTGATTCGTGCCATCTATTCCTGGATTGTTGATAATCAGATGACGCCACATTTGTTGGTGGACGCTGCTGATGATGTGGTGGTGCCCCTAGAGTATGTCGAAGCGGGCCGTATCGTGCTCAATGTCGCGCCGATGGCAGTCAACGGCTTGGCCATGGAAAATGATCAGGTCAGTTTTAGCGCGCGCTTTGCCGGTCGCCCCATGAACGTGTTTGTCCCGGTGGAGCGAGTGCTGGCAATTTACGCGCGGGAGAATGGCCAGGGTATGATGTTTACCCCGCAAGACGGCGATGAACCGCCGCCCGGCGAGGGCGCGGAGGATAAACCGGCGCCCAAGTCAGGCCCCAGTTTGCGCGTGGTTAAATAG
- the mraZ gene encoding division/cell wall cluster transcriptional repressor MraZ: protein MFRGVTNLNVDVKGRLAMPSRYRESLVELCRGQLVLTVDRDGCLLVYPLPEWERIERSLMSRPNMNRQVRRLQRLLVGHATEVELDGQGRILLPPPLREYAGLEKRAVLVGQGNKFELWDEEKWAQSRDVWFREEDEDHDAGAALDSLTL from the coding sequence ATGTTTCGCGGCGTAACCAACTTGAATGTCGATGTCAAAGGCCGGCTAGCCATGCCTTCGCGTTACCGCGAGAGCCTGGTGGAGCTTTGCCGTGGGCAGTTGGTGCTGACGGTGGATCGGGATGGTTGCCTGCTGGTTTACCCATTGCCCGAATGGGAGCGCATTGAACGCTCGCTGATGTCTCGTCCCAATATGAACCGCCAGGTGCGGCGCTTGCAGCGTTTGCTGGTTGGGCATGCCACGGAAGTGGAGTTGGATGGCCAGGGCCGCATTTTGTTGCCGCCGCCGCTGCGCGAGTATGCCGGTTTGGAGAAGCGCGCTGTTTTGGTGGGTCAGGGTAACAAGTTTGAATTGTGGGATGAGGAGAAGTGGGCGCAAAGCAGGGATGTCTGGTTCCGCGAAGAGGACGAAGACCATGATGCCGGTGCTGCGCTCGATTCCCTCACGTTATAA
- a CDS encoding glutathione S-transferase N-terminal domain-containing protein, with protein sequence MSLVANRRSVMTLFSAPACLRCHAARIVLAEKDITVDIIQMDEVTMREDLYQINPYGTVPTLVDRDLVLYGTQVIQEYLDERFPHPPLMAVDPVSRATARLALYRIEQDWWRGVEQVLEVGDRAASKLRKALFESLASSSEVFGLKPFFLSEEFSLVDAAISPVLWRLPSLGIADEKLPQEIRDYARRMFNREAFQLSLTEAERELR encoded by the coding sequence ATGAGTCTGGTTGCTAATCGCAGATCTGTTATGACGCTGTTTTCGGCACCCGCCTGCCTGCGCTGTCATGCCGCCAGAATTGTACTGGCAGAAAAAGACATCACGGTGGACATCATCCAAATGGATGAAGTGACCATGCGCGAGGACCTCTATCAAATTAATCCTTATGGCACGGTGCCCACCCTGGTGGATCGTGATCTGGTTTTATACGGTACACAGGTCATTCAAGAATATCTCGACGAGCGGTTTCCGCATCCGCCGCTGATGGCCGTGGATCCGGTCTCTCGGGCAACGGCGCGTCTGGCTTTATATCGCATCGAGCAAGACTGGTGGCGCGGTGTAGAGCAGGTCTTGGAGGTCGGGGATCGCGCCGCCTCTAAGCTGCGCAAAGCCTTATTTGAGAGCCTGGCTTCCTCGAGTGAGGTTTTTGGTTTAAAGCCGTTCTTCCTCAGCGAGGAGTTTAGCTTGGTCGATGCGGCCATTAGTCCGGTGTTGTGGCGCCTGCCCAGCCTAGGGATTGCTGATGAGAAATTGCCCCAAGAAATCCGTGATTACGCTCGCCGCATGTTCAATCGTGAGGCCTTTCAGCTGAGTCTGACCGAAGCCGAACGCGAATTACGTTAG
- a CDS encoding cytochrome b — translation MKALLEWVDARYPLTKVWNEHLAEYYAPKNFNFWYYFGSLAVLVLVIQIVTGIFLTMFYKPDANLAFASVEYIMRDVEWGWFIRYMHTTGASAFFIVVYLHMFRALLYGSYKSPRELVWVIGVVIYLVLMAEAFAGYMLPWGQMSYWGAQVIVNLFATIPFIGGDLVTFIRGDFLISDATLTRFFALHVVALPLVLIMLVFVHIVALHAVGSNNPDGVEIKKFKDENGKPLDGIPFHPYYTYKDFVGYGVFLILFFGVVFFAPDAGGFFIERANYEQANPLVTPELIHPVWYFGTFYTVLRVVPDPFLGVLLMFGAVLILFFLPWLDRNPIRSWRYRSSIHKANLIIFGVSFAVLGWLGLKAVEPLYAEMSLRFTILYLAFFYVIWFHSKPRSAAFSWISFAVIVGAYTLWDFMRLQAGAAEFGMVATWWLLPTAYAALCLLGPLYTQLNEEKPVPERVTA, via the coding sequence ATGAAAGCTTTGCTCGAATGGGTTGATGCGCGCTATCCGCTGACCAAGGTGTGGAATGAGCACCTCGCGGAATACTATGCGCCGAAAAATTTCAACTTCTGGTACTACTTCGGCTCGCTGGCAGTGCTGGTGCTGGTCATTCAGATTGTCACCGGAATCTTTCTGACCATGTTCTATAAGCCAGATGCCAATCTGGCTTTTGCCTCGGTCGAATACATCATGCGTGATGTCGAGTGGGGCTGGTTTATTCGATACATGCATACCACGGGGGCCTCGGCCTTTTTCATTGTGGTGTATCTGCATATGTTTAGGGCTTTGTTATACGGCTCTTATAAGTCGCCACGTGAGCTGGTCTGGGTGATCGGCGTGGTGATTTACCTGGTGCTGATGGCTGAGGCCTTTGCGGGATACATGTTGCCTTGGGGTCAGATGTCTTATTGGGGCGCCCAGGTGATTGTGAACCTATTTGCCACGATACCGTTTATCGGTGGCGATCTGGTGACGTTTATTCGCGGTGACTTTTTGATCTCTGATGCAACGTTGACTCGATTCTTTGCCTTGCATGTGGTGGCCTTGCCGCTGGTATTGATCATGCTGGTGTTTGTGCACATCGTTGCTTTGCATGCCGTGGGTTCCAACAATCCCGACGGTGTGGAAATCAAGAAGTTCAAAGATGAGAATGGCAAGCCGCTGGACGGCATCCCCTTCCACCCGTACTACACCTACAAAGACTTTGTGGGTTATGGCGTGTTCCTGATCTTGTTCTTTGGCGTTGTGTTCTTCGCCCCGGATGCCGGTGGCTTCTTTATCGAACGCGCCAACTACGAGCAGGCAAACCCACTGGTGACACCCGAGCTGATCCACCCGGTTTGGTACTTTGGGACTTTCTACACCGTGTTGCGTGTGGTGCCTGACCCGTTCTTGGGTGTGCTGTTGATGTTTGGCGCTGTGCTGATCCTGTTCTTCCTGCCTTGGCTGGATCGCAACCCGATTCGATCCTGGCGCTATCGCAGCAGCATCCATAAAGCCAACCTGATCATCTTTGGCGTTTCCTTTGCCGTGTTGGGTTGGTTGGGTCTGAAGGCTGTGGAGCCGCTGTATGCGGAGATGAGCTTGCGCTTCACCATTCTTTACTTGGCCTTCTTCTATGTGATCTGGTTCCACAGCAAGCCGCGGTCAGCTGCCTTTAGTTGGATCTCCTTCGCGGTGATTGTCGGCGCCTACACCTTGTGGGATTTCATGAGACTGCAGGCTGGTGCGGCTGAGTTTGGCATGGTCGCCACATGGTGGTTGTTGCCCACTGCTTATGCGGCTCTATGTTTGCTGGGTCCGCTGTATACCCAATTGAATGAAGAAAAGCCGGTTCCGGAAAGGGTGACTGCGTGA
- a CDS encoding FAD-binding oxidoreductase, with translation MNATSFAAQPAAPLSAAIIADLQAAVGAANLITDPAECWTYGGDNSRLHALPQAVVFATNTEQIAALVKTCRRHRLPLIARGRGTGTTGAVVPDQGGVILSLERMNQILEVDAANRLLVAQPGATNQEIQQAAAAAGFFWPPDPTSNAYCSLGGNLAYNSAGPRAVKYGTPRENTLGLTAVTGTGEIMRTGVYTTKGVVGLDLTRLLIGSEGLLGIITEAVLKLTPLPPAKRLLAAVYEDVSSAAEAVSAIMAQPVVPCALEFIDAQCIEMIRDYAQADLPRHAGAMLMIEVDGEAEQLTQAADRVAEAARVAGCMDIRIAQTEAETADLWAMRKALSPALRQVAPKKINEDVAVPVSHLPKLIQGLEALSQTHGIRIVSFGHAGNGNIHVNLLLDPEDAQQMQAAEPCLAAVFALVMQLRGTLSGEHGVGLAKRDYVHLELSPESLRLMHDIKRCFDPDNILNPGKALPPI, from the coding sequence ATGAACGCCACTTCGTTCGCCGCGCAACCCGCAGCGCCGCTGAGTGCGGCCATTATTGCTGACCTGCAAGCCGCGGTGGGCGCAGCCAATCTCATCACCGATCCGGCAGAGTGCTGGACTTATGGCGGCGACAATTCCCGCTTACATGCCCTACCACAGGCTGTGGTGTTCGCCACCAACACCGAGCAAATCGCCGCCTTAGTGAAAACCTGCCGGCGCCATCGCCTGCCTTTGATTGCCCGTGGCCGTGGCACCGGCACCACGGGTGCCGTGGTGCCCGATCAAGGCGGCGTGATCTTATCGCTGGAGCGCATGAATCAAATCCTCGAGGTCGATGCCGCAAACCGCCTACTCGTCGCTCAACCCGGTGCTACCAATCAGGAAATTCAACAGGCCGCAGCGGCTGCTGGCTTTTTCTGGCCACCCGACCCCACCAGCAACGCCTATTGCTCGCTCGGCGGCAACTTGGCTTACAACTCTGCAGGACCACGCGCCGTTAAATATGGCACGCCCCGCGAAAACACCTTGGGCCTGACTGCGGTTACGGGTACGGGCGAGATCATGCGCACCGGCGTCTACACCACCAAGGGCGTGGTTGGCCTAGATTTAACACGGCTGCTGATTGGCTCGGAGGGCCTATTGGGCATCATCACCGAGGCAGTATTAAAACTTACGCCCCTACCGCCCGCCAAACGTCTTTTGGCTGCGGTATATGAAGACGTTAGCAGCGCCGCCGAGGCGGTCTCCGCCATCATGGCCCAGCCGGTGGTGCCCTGCGCCCTTGAATTCATTGATGCGCAGTGCATTGAGATGATCCGCGACTATGCCCAGGCGGATTTGCCGCGGCACGCTGGCGCCATGCTCATGATCGAAGTCGATGGCGAGGCTGAGCAGCTCACACAAGCGGCTGACCGCGTCGCTGAGGCCGCCCGCGTTGCCGGTTGCATGGACATTCGCATCGCTCAGACCGAGGCGGAGACGGCGGATTTATGGGCCATGCGCAAAGCCCTATCTCCAGCGCTGCGGCAGGTTGCTCCGAAAAAAATCAATGAAGACGTCGCCGTACCCGTGTCACACCTGCCCAAGCTAATCCAGGGCCTGGAGGCGCTTTCCCAAACCCACGGGATTCGCATCGTCAGTTTTGGCCATGCCGGCAACGGCAATATCCACGTCAACCTGTTACTCGATCCTGAAGACGCCCAGCAAATGCAGGCCGCAGAACCCTGTTTGGCAGCGGTCTTTGCGCTGGTGATGCAGTTGCGCGGTACGCTGTCTGGGGAACACGGGGTGGGGCTGGCGAAGCGGGATTATGTGCACTTGGAGTTATCACCCGAATCACTGCGCCTCATGCATGACATCAAGCGCTGTTTTGATCCGGATAATATTCTCAATCCGGGCAAAGCCCTGCCGCCTATTTAA
- a CDS encoding peptidoglycan D,D-transpeptidase FtsI family protein, whose product MKQPAAYQVRTRRWLVLGAFALGFSLVIVRAFDLQVMQRDFLQGEGDARQLRVVSLPAHRGMILDRHGEPMAVSTPVDAVWANPRITLAQAPDLSALAAVLGMDEAALNERLSSRAQREFVYLRRQVTPDVAAQVTELNIAGVGLRREYRRYYPLGEAAAQLLGVTNIDDEGQEGLELAFESQLAGAPGAKRVLRDLHGRVIRDVEHIRAPRPGQNLQLTIDQRLQYLAYRELKSAVQAHGARAGSAVLMDIRTGDLLAVVNQPSLNPNNRETLHPDSFRNRAFIDVLEPGSTLKPFIVMAALQSGQVQPSSLLETSPGTMRVGSHTVRDIRNYGRIDVSTMLVKSSNVGATQLALQLEPRQMWQTLFRAGFGQRTGSGFPGEASGILRDFIDWREVDRAVLGFGYGVSVTLLQLTRAYAALAHEGQMVQPRLLMTEAAPRFETVMPVESAELVMQMLESSVGREGTGWRAAIEGYRIAGKTGTTRKAGPGGYLEGRYQALFAGVAPASDPRLALVVMIDEPSGNEFFGGQVAAPVFRNIMSGALRLLDIPPDHLPELRTVADPSRGGPA is encoded by the coding sequence ATGAAACAGCCGGCGGCCTATCAAGTTCGGACTCGGCGTTGGTTGGTATTGGGCGCCTTTGCGCTTGGCTTTTCCTTGGTCATTGTGCGTGCCTTTGATCTGCAGGTGATGCAGCGCGATTTCCTGCAGGGCGAGGGCGATGCGCGTCAGCTACGGGTAGTGTCTTTGCCAGCGCATCGCGGCATGATTTTAGATCGCCATGGCGAGCCCATGGCGGTCAGTACGCCCGTGGATGCCGTGTGGGCCAATCCCCGCATCACTTTAGCGCAGGCACCCGATTTAAGTGCCTTGGCGGCGGTTTTGGGTATGGATGAGGCGGCGCTCAATGAACGCTTGAGCTCCCGCGCCCAACGCGAATTTGTGTATTTGCGGCGTCAGGTGACCCCGGATGTCGCTGCGCAAGTGACGGAGCTCAACATCGCTGGCGTGGGTTTGCGGCGTGAATATCGTCGTTACTATCCGCTGGGTGAAGCGGCGGCGCAGCTGTTGGGTGTGACCAACATCGATGATGAGGGTCAGGAGGGTTTGGAGCTGGCGTTTGAATCCCAGCTTGCTGGGGCACCGGGCGCTAAGCGCGTACTCAGAGATTTGCATGGCCGGGTGATCCGCGATGTCGAACATATTCGCGCGCCGCGACCGGGCCAGAACTTACAGCTGACCATCGATCAGCGCTTGCAGTATTTGGCTTATCGCGAGCTGAAATCTGCGGTCCAAGCCCATGGCGCCCGCGCTGGCTCGGCCGTGTTGATGGATATCCGCACCGGTGATTTGCTGGCGGTGGTTAATCAGCCTTCACTGAATCCGAATAACCGCGAGACCTTGCATCCGGACAGCTTCAGAAATCGCGCTTTTATTGATGTTTTAGAACCCGGTTCGACGCTCAAGCCCTTTATCGTCATGGCAGCTTTGCAGAGTGGTCAGGTGCAGCCCAGTAGCCTGCTGGAAACCAGTCCCGGCACGATGCGGGTCGGTAGCCATACGGTCCGCGATATTCGTAACTACGGCCGTATCGACGTCAGCACTATGTTGGTCAAGTCTTCTAATGTGGGCGCCACCCAGTTGGCGTTGCAGCTTGAGCCGCGGCAAATGTGGCAAACCTTGTTTCGTGCTGGGTTTGGTCAGCGCACCGGCAGCGGCTTTCCCGGTGAAGCGAGCGGCATCTTGCGGGATTTTATCGATTGGCGCGAGGTCGATCGTGCTGTGCTGGGTTTTGGTTACGGGGTATCGGTGACCCTGTTGCAGTTGACGCGGGCCTATGCGGCTTTGGCCCATGAGGGGCAAATGGTGCAGCCGCGTTTACTGATGACGGAAGCAGCCCCGCGATTTGAGACGGTGATGCCGGTGGAGAGCGCCGAGTTAGTGATGCAGATGCTCGAGTCATCGGTGGGTCGCGAGGGCACGGGTTGGCGCGCGGCGATTGAGGGTTATCGTATTGCCGGTAAGACCGGGACGACCCGTAAAGCGGGTCCGGGTGGCTATTTGGAAGGGCGTTATCAGGCGCTGTTTGCCGGTGTGGCGCCAGCCAGTGATCCCCGCTTGGCGCTGGTGGTCATGATTGACGAGCCATCGGGCAACGAATTTTTCGGCGGTCAGGTGGCAGCGCCGGTGTTTCGCAACATCATGAGCGGCGCTTTGCGCCTTTTGGATATTCCCCCGGATCATTTGCCGGAGTTGCGCACGGTCGCTGATCCGTCCCGGGGTGGGCCGGCATGA
- a CDS encoding penicillin-binding protein activator gives MAPPTPRPAPEPVGLEPLADDVAFRTQQVALLLPLSGRLAAAGEAVLEGVSAAHFSLPPAQRGELRIYDTGERPEATWQQYQQAVGDGATLVIGPLDRAAVDDLARRDSLSVPVIALNRSTLPGPYPRGLHQYALSPEDEASQVALRAAQQGLFDAVIMASRDELGERIVDAFSARYRQLGGTIRDVQFYVPGGVDFRDTIVSGLEVIDPLPTHRQRADAHRMEPEEIETLVARLDWMDIALDENWMENPNIIRLMRGGITAEELSEQLMSAVTEPEVETQMQRLERLDNPPPRRQDVDMVFLVGDTRQARLIRPQLRYYHAGNLPVLSTSQVYSGRPDARADADLDDIIFADMPWLVDPNHAARLDWLEDLSPSAQQRRRLVGLGHDALMLGWEIDRLNLHTEQSFAGLTGRLCLDDQGWIRRELSFGQFRRGVPQPARTPPQGFYQPFEGQP, from the coding sequence GTGGCCCCACCCACTCCACGACCCGCCCCCGAACCAGTCGGGCTGGAGCCGCTGGCCGATGACGTGGCTTTTCGCACCCAACAAGTGGCTCTATTGCTGCCCTTATCCGGGCGTCTGGCGGCGGCCGGTGAAGCGGTACTAGAAGGCGTTAGCGCCGCGCATTTCAGCCTGCCACCCGCGCAGCGCGGTGAATTGCGCATTTACGATACGGGCGAGCGCCCCGAAGCCACTTGGCAACAGTATCAACAAGCCGTCGGCGATGGCGCCACACTCGTGATTGGCCCGCTGGATCGCGCTGCGGTCGACGACTTAGCTCGCCGGGATAGCTTAAGCGTGCCCGTGATCGCCTTGAACCGCAGCACGCTGCCGGGACCCTATCCACGCGGCCTGCATCAATACGCTTTATCGCCCGAGGATGAAGCCTCACAAGTAGCCTTGCGCGCCGCCCAACAAGGTCTATTTGATGCGGTCATCATGGCCTCACGCGATGAGTTGGGCGAGCGCATCGTCGATGCCTTTAGCGCCCGGTATCGCCAGCTGGGGGGGACGATTCGTGACGTGCAGTTCTATGTACCCGGCGGCGTCGATTTTCGCGACACCATTGTCAGCGGCCTAGAAGTCATCGACCCGCTGCCCACCCACAGACAACGCGCTGATGCCCATCGCATGGAACCCGAGGAAATAGAAACCCTGGTCGCCCGTCTGGATTGGATGGACATCGCTTTAGATGAGAACTGGATGGAGAATCCCAATATCATTCGCCTAATGCGTGGCGGTATTACTGCTGAAGAACTATCAGAGCAGTTGATGAGCGCGGTGACAGAACCCGAGGTAGAGACGCAAATGCAGCGCCTAGAGCGTTTAGATAATCCGCCGCCCAGACGTCAGGACGTGGACATGGTGTTTTTGGTCGGCGATACCCGGCAGGCCCGCCTGATTCGTCCGCAGCTGCGTTACTACCATGCCGGCAATCTGCCCGTACTCAGCACCTCACAGGTATATAGCGGCCGGCCCGATGCCCGTGCTGATGCGGATTTGGACGATATTATTTTCGCCGATATGCCGTGGCTGGTGGATCCCAACCACGCGGCCCGTTTGGACTGGTTGGAAGACTTATCACCCAGCGCCCAGCAACGCCGGCGTCTAGTGGGCTTGGGCCACGATGCCTTAATGCTGGGCTGGGAGATTGACCGCCTGAACTTACACACCGAGCAAAGCTTTGCGGGACTGACCGGGCGCTTATGTTTGGATGATCAAGGCTGGATTCGTCGTGAGCTTAGCTTTGGACAATTCCGCCGCGGTGTACCGCAGCCGGCACGCACGCCGCCTCAAGGGTTCTACCAACCCTTTGAGGGGCAGCCATGA
- the rsmH gene encoding 16S rRNA (cytosine(1402)-N(4))-methyltransferase RsmH, whose protein sequence is MATVAQLHRPVLLEEVLTALQVRQDGIYVDATFGRGGHSRAILERLGSEGRLLALDQDPEAQQAAEQRFSADPRFVFVRASFSQLAEIVTEQGWLGRVDGVLMDLGVSSPQLDCAERGFSFSQDGPLDMRMNPAVGESAAQWLATASEKDIVTVLKDLGEERFAKRIARHLLAARQEAPITRTAQLAALIAEAMPYRELHKHPATRSFQAIRLHVNQELPALDAALAGTPSLLAPGGRLAVISFHSLEDRRVKQFMRREARGQTLPRHLPIRGEAPGKQFRLLGKAIRPSEAEVAANPRSRSAVLRVAERLS, encoded by the coding sequence ATGGCGACGGTCGCGCAGCTGCACCGCCCCGTTTTGCTCGAAGAGGTCCTGACTGCGCTGCAAGTGCGACAGGACGGTATTTATGTGGATGCCACATTTGGTCGCGGTGGGCACAGTCGCGCGATTCTTGAGCGGCTGGGCTCCGAAGGTCGTTTGCTGGCCCTGGATCAGGATCCTGAGGCGCAGCAGGCTGCCGAGCAGCGATTTTCTGCGGACCCACGCTTTGTTTTTGTTCGGGCTTCTTTTAGTCAGTTGGCCGAGATTGTCACAGAGCAGGGTTGGCTGGGGCGAGTGGATGGTGTGTTGATGGATTTGGGTGTGTCTTCGCCGCAGCTGGATTGTGCGGAGCGGGGTTTTAGTTTCAGTCAGGATGGTCCCTTGGATATGCGCATGAACCCGGCCGTGGGCGAATCGGCGGCGCAGTGGTTGGCTACCGCGTCTGAGAAAGACATTGTCACCGTGCTTAAGGATCTGGGCGAGGAGCGCTTTGCTAAGCGTATTGCTCGTCATTTGCTGGCAGCCAGGCAAGAAGCGCCGATCACGCGCACTGCGCAGCTGGCGGCATTGATTGCTGAGGCCATGCCTTATCGAGAGCTGCACAAACATCCTGCTACCCGCAGTTTCCAGGCGATTCGCTTGCATGTGAATCAGGAATTGCCGGCGCTGGATGCGGCATTGGCCGGCACGCCGTCGCTGTTGGCGCCTGGCGGCCGTCTGGCGGTGATCAGTTTTCACTCCTTGGAAGACCGACGCGTCAAGCAATTCATGCGCCGTGAAGCACGGGGTCAGACCCTACCCAGGCATTTGCCGATTCGTGGCGAGGCGCCGGGTAAGCAGTTCCGGCTTTTGGGTAAGGCGATTCGGCCCAGTGAAGCGGAGGTCGCTGCCAATCCTCGGTCGCGCAGTGCTGTGTTGCGGGTGGCGGAGCGTTTGTCATGA
- a CDS encoding YraN family protein, which yields MNTKERGDQAERRALEFFIGRGWKPLTQQYRCRQGEIDLILQDADTLVFVEVRQRSRTSFGGPAESITATKIRRLWLAAQHYCQSIRWDGPCRFDVLTIDADQQLHWLPDAFEACA from the coding sequence ATGAACACCAAAGAACGCGGCGATCAGGCGGAGCGACGCGCCCTAGAATTTTTCATCGGACGTGGCTGGAAACCCCTCACCCAACAGTATCGCTGTCGCCAAGGCGAGATCGATCTCATCCTACAAGACGCAGACACACTGGTCTTTGTCGAAGTGCGGCAGCGCAGCCGTACCAGTTTTGGCGGCCCAGCCGAGAGCATCACGGCGACTAAGATCCGGCGCCTGTGGCTGGCGGCTCAACACTACTGCCAATCCATACGTTGGGATGGCCCCTGCCGCTTTGATGTCTTGACCATTGATGCCGACCAGCAGCTACATTGGCTACCCGACGCCTTTGAGGCCTGTGCATGA
- the rsmI gene encoding 16S rRNA (cytidine(1402)-2'-O)-methyltransferase, translating into MSIEQACLYVVATPIGNLEDLSPRARQVLEAVDLILAEDTRHSQRLLQHFGIRTACKSLHEHNEQQQVPGLIDRLKGGQTLALISDAGTPLISDPGYRLVKAAREADVRVTPIPGASALIAALSVSGLPSDRFFFEGFLPARASARQERLKVLADFPHTLIFYESSHRIQASLADMASSLGAERRAVVARELTKTFEQIQDGSLADLCLWLEADTDHQRGEFVVMVAGHEPGEQAAGEAEARRVLGLCLQQLPVKSAARLTAEITGLSRNQLYQWALQEKP; encoded by the coding sequence GTGTCAATCGAACAGGCCTGTCTTTATGTGGTGGCGACCCCTATTGGGAACCTAGAAGACTTATCGCCGCGGGCGCGTCAGGTGCTCGAGGCGGTTGATTTAATTTTGGCGGAAGATACCCGCCACAGTCAGCGTTTGTTGCAGCACTTTGGCATCCGCACCGCCTGCAAAAGCTTGCATGAGCACAACGAACAACAGCAAGTCCCCGGCCTCATTGACCGCTTAAAAGGGGGGCAGACCCTAGCCTTGATCAGTGATGCTGGCACGCCTTTGATCAGTGATCCGGGTTATCGGTTGGTGAAGGCAGCGCGTGAGGCGGATGTGCGGGTGACGCCCATCCCCGGCGCCAGCGCTTTGATTGCGGCGTTATCGGTCAGTGGCCTGCCCTCGGATCGCTTCTTTTTTGAGGGTTTTTTGCCGGCGCGCGCCAGTGCCCGTCAAGAGCGGCTTAAAGTGCTGGCCGATTTTCCGCACACGCTGATTTTCTATGAGTCCTCACATCGCATCCAAGCGTCTCTTGCCGATATGGCGAGCTCTTTGGGGGCAGAGCGCCGGGCAGTGGTGGCGCGTGAGTTAACCAAGACCTTTGAGCAAATCCAGGACGGCAGTCTGGCTGATTTATGCCTGTGGTTAGAGGCAGACACCGATCACCAGCGCGGTGAGTTTGTGGTGATGGTGGCCGGTCATGAACCGGGAGAGCAGGCTGCAGGTGAGGCTGAGGCGCGCCGCGTGCTGGGTTTGTGTTTACAGCAGTTGCCAGTGAAAAGCGCTGCCCGACTGACGGCAGAGATTACCGGACTGTCGCGCAATCAACTGTATCAATGGGCTTTGCAGGAAAAACCCTAA
- a CDS encoding cytochrome c1 has protein sequence MKKLLTLVFLFSLLGAGTAIAAGPSVPLDRANIDLKDQASLQRGAGFFFQYCVGCHSLEFARYNRIGRDLGLSDDFVVENLIHTTNMEGDPTGIGDQVHIAMRASDAEEWFAQPAPDLTLTARLHGPDWIYTVLRSFYLDDSRPLGVNNAAFENMGMPHVLWNLQGWQRNAGSLEEPQLEMVSQGALGTEEYDQVVRDITAFLTYIGEPVRLERTQIGMWVIAFLILFTFVAYLLKKEYWRDVH, from the coding sequence ATGAAAAAGCTTCTGACACTTGTGTTTTTGTTCAGCCTGCTGGGCGCTGGTACGGCCATCGCTGCGGGTCCCTCTGTGCCACTGGATCGCGCGAATATCGATCTGAAGGATCAGGCATCTTTGCAGCGCGGGGCGGGCTTTTTCTTTCAGTATTGCGTCGGTTGCCACTCTTTGGAGTTCGCGCGCTACAACCGTATTGGGCGTGACTTGGGTTTGAGTGACGATTTTGTGGTAGAGAATCTGATTCACACCACCAATATGGAAGGCGATCCCACCGGGATAGGTGATCAGGTGCATATTGCCATGCGCGCTTCGGATGCTGAGGAGTGGTTTGCTCAGCCGGCACCCGACCTGACCTTGACGGCGCGTCTTCACGGTCCGGACTGGATCTATACCGTCTTGCGCAGCTTTTATCTGGATGATAGCCGTCCTTTGGGCGTGAATAATGCGGCATTTGAAAATATGGGTATGCCACACGTGTTATGGAATCTCCAGGGATGGCAGCGCAATGCAGGTAGTCTGGAAGAACCACAGCTTGAAATGGTCTCTCAGGGGGCATTGGGCACCGAAGAGTATGATCAGGTGGTCCGCGATATCACTGCTTTCCTGACTTACATAGGTGAGCCGGTGCGGCTTGAGCGTACGCAAATAGGGATGTGGGTGATTGCCTTTTTGATTCTGTTCACCTTTGTGGCCTACCTGTTGAAGAAAGAATACTGGCGCGACGTGCATTGA